In one Dermatophagoides farinae isolate YC_2012a chromosome 4, ASM2471394v1, whole genome shotgun sequence genomic region, the following are encoded:
- the LOC124490123 gene encoding uncharacterized protein LOC124490123 translates to MAQLILGLGIGLFTLLLLWSVAIIFCLISSRLRVPASYIGPASCMIALFITIILLSLPISKRLDQSSMMMDPIKMEINQSMSSMITDDHHELSIVDWNTYVILPLCLIISLLLLAITTIMSLQFHLSINHRSQIKT, encoded by the exons ATGGCCCAACTAATCCTCGGTCTTGGTATTGGACTATTtacattgttattattatggtccGTAGCAATCATATTCTGTTTGATTTCATCTCGTCTTCGTGTTCCGGCCag tTATATTGGCCCAGCATCCTGTATGATTGCATTgttcattacaatcattttattatcattaccaatATCTAAACGTTTGgatcaatcatcgatgatgatggatcctattaaaatggaaatcaatcaatcgatgtcatcaatgataaccgatgatcatcatgaattaTCGATTGTCGATTGGAACACCTATGTTATATTACCATTATGTTTAATAATatcgttgttattattagcaATAACAACGATAATGTCTTTACAATTCCatctatcaatcaatcatcgatcaCAAATTAAAActtaa
- the LOC124491285 gene encoding uncharacterized protein LOC124491285, translating to MEKMRLNLQQKTFNVGINDYPPFILLHGDGHCRQHQQQSQSQHQQQSQSCRPDGIEIRLLEILEFYYNFTSNLIPFAGRYGRMENGTWNGIVHGLLNGNIDFGLGGVTLRNDRIQVIDYLHPHWTDQFSFATSPIERKHKIQQFLHPFSTDVWLALILVFIMFFLVDRLMINVMSTTNTTKRHYRGRYEQHCVWIALRSLLRQPYQWMIGTEKVAESFPQRIILGIWMLNIAVLTSIYSGGLLSELTVPNSNIIDSIEKLADACQSGRLTMFGTVKDFNFFRNFTRKKSLENCQETISMQKSGIEKLVEKTIEMKMVNGHYQARKRRKKYDNIIGTFVSRERANFLQNCYGLDALYLPPSNYESTFFTLWVAIPISPKNFHYQTEFNDVISQLKSSGILKLWAEHISLDAKTSYYKHKASKFHEYSDKDMDNSDDSDEIIVSKITLNHMHIVFIVLIICLINSTIIFSLEILIACLRFQCDRNDRLKIHPFKIDC from the exons atggaaaaaatgcgTTTGaatttgcaacaaaaaacattcaatgttGGCATCAATGAT TATCCACCATTTATTCTATTACATGGTGATGGACATTGTcgacaacaccaacaacaatcacaatcacagcatcaacaacaatcacaatcatgtCGACCGGATGGTATTGAAATTAGATTATTAGAGATATTggaattttattataattttacCTCTAACCTGATACCTTTTGCTGGCCGTTATGGCCGTATGGAGAATGGTACCTGGAATGGTATCGTACATGGCTTATTAAATGGC AATATTGATTTCGGTTTAGGTGGTGTAACGCTTCGAAATGATCGAATACAGGTCATAGATTATCTTCATCCTCATTGGACTGATCAATTTAGTTTCGCAACATCACCTATCGAACGTAAACATAAAATTCAGCAATTTTTACATCCATTCTCTACCGATGTTTGGCTAGCCTTAATATTAGTATTCATAATGTTTTTCTTGgtcgatcgattgatgataaatgtgaTGTCGACAACCAACACCACCAAACGTCATTACAGAGGACGTTATGAACAACATTGTGTTTGGATTGCATTACGATCATTATTACGTCAACCATATCAATGGATGATCGGTACAGAAAAAGTGGCAGAATCTTTTCCTCAACGAATAATATTGGGAATTTGGATGTTAAACATAGCGGTATTGACATCCATATATTCTGGTGGTTTATTATCCGAATTGACCGTACCCAATTCGAATATTATTGAtagtattgaaaaattagcCGATGCATGTCAATCTGGACGTTTAACAATGTTTGGTACGGTTAAAgatttcaacttttttcgt aattttactagaaaaaaatcattagaGAATTGTCAggaaacaatttcaatgcaaaaaagtggcattgaaaaattggtgGAGAAAAcgatcgaaatgaaaatggttaATGGCCATTATCAAGCAAGAAAACGGCGGAAAAAATATGACAATATTATTGGTACATTTGTGTCGAGAGAACGTgcaaattttcttcaaaattgTTATGGACTGGATGCACTATATCTACCACCTTCGAATTatgaatcaacatttttcacTCTATGGGTAGCCATTCCAATCAgtccaaaaaattttcattatcaaaccGAATTCAATGATGT aatttccCAACTAAAATCATCGGGAATATTGAAACTTTGGGCTGAACATATATCGTTGGATGCTAAAACATCCTATTATAAACATAAAGCATCAAAATTTCATGAATATTCTGATAAAGATATGGACAATTCCGATGATTCGGATGAGATAATTGTATCAAAAATAACATTGAATCATATGCATATTGTATTTATCGTCCTTATCATTTGTTTAATTAATTCGaccataattttttcattggaaatatTAATCGCTTG